Sequence from the Luteibacter aegosomaticola genome:
CCGTGGCGCCCACGTTCGACATGACCTGCGAGAACAGCAGCGTGAGCACGGCGATCGACAACTGCAGGGTCCACTGCGGCGCATGGCCCAGCACCGCCAGCACTTCCTGCGCGATCCAGCTGGCCGTGCCCGTGGAGTCCATCGACCAGCCCAGCGGGATCAGGCAGGCGGTGACGAAGATGGTTTTCCAGTTGATGGCCTTGTAGGCCTCGTCCATGTTCAGCACGCCGGTGAGCAGCATGCCCACCGCGCCCGTCATCATGGCCACCGACAGATCCAGGTGGGTGAACAGGGCAAGGCACTTGGCCAGCACGAAGAAGCCGACGGCCTGCCAGATCTTGCCGGGGCGCTGTTCTTCCTTGGGGATATCGGTGACCACGACGATATCGCGGTCTTCCTCGGCCAGCATGAGGTCGCGCCACTTGCTGTGCAACACGAGGGTATCGCCCGCGCGCAGGGTCACCGCGCGCACATCCTCGCGGAACACCTCATCGCCGCGGTTCACCGCCAGCACCGAGATGCCGAAGCGCTTGCGCAGGCGCAGCTCGCCCACGCTCTGCTTGATGAAGCGCGAACTCGGCGGCACCACGGCCTCGGAAATACCGGCCCGGGTGGTGTTGAACTGCTCGCCCAGCTGGCGCATGCGCCACGACACCCGGCACAGCTGGTTGTTGGCGAACGCGTTGATCGCATCCTTCGGCGCCAGCACGCCCAGCACCGTGCCCACCCAGATCATCTGGTCGGAGGGCGGGGCCACGCGGCTCTCATTGCCGTTCTTGATCGCCAGGATGAGCGGCGCGCCATGCAGCTGTTCCACCTCGCCAATGCTCATGCCCACCAGCGGGCTCTCGGCGGTGACCGTGAGCTCGGCGGTTTCACCCGCGATGCCATACGTATCGGCGAAGTAGCTCTCGGTACGGCCCGGGGTCACCTTCAGGCGTTCGTCTTCGCGCTCGGGCAGGAGCTTCTTCGAGAACAGCCAGAAGAAGGCGATGCCGAGGAGGGCGAGGATCAGGCCGACCGGGGTGACGCTGAAAAGGCCGAACTTCGGGATGGTGTGGGCGCCTGGGGGCAGGTTGCTGTTGGCGCTGGCGATCAGGTCGTTGAGGACGATCAGCGGCGAGTTCGCGATGAGCGTGGTGTTGGTGGCCGTGAGGATGCAGAAGGCCATGGGCAGCAGCAGCCGCGACATGGGGACGCCGGTACGCGCGGAGAGGCGCGAGGTCACCGGGATCATCAGGGCCGCCAGGGCCTGGCTGGGGATCACCGCGCTGAACAGGCTGGTGACGCTGTTCACCACCACGCCCAGGCGCGATTCCATGCCACGCGCCATGCGCATGACGAAGGATGCCGTGAGGTTGAGCACGCCCGCGCGGTCGAGGCCCGCG
This genomic interval carries:
- a CDS encoding SLC13 family permease, encoding MILVLGLVGFTMLMLVLEWIRADMVALLVVVTIGLTGLIPGEQVFNGFAGNAVIAIIAIMIMGAGLDRAGVLNLTASFVMRMARGMESRLGVVVNSVTSLFSAVIPSQALAALMIPVTSRLSARTGVPMSRLLLPMAFCILTATNTTLIANSPLIVLNDLIASANSNLPPGAHTIPKFGLFSVTPVGLILALLGIAFFWLFSKKLLPEREDERLKVTPGRTESYFADTYGIAGETAELTVTAESPLVGMSIGEVEQLHGAPLILAIKNGNESRVAPPSDQMIWVGTVLGVLAPKDAINAFANNQLCRVSWRMRQLGEQFNTTRAGISEAVVPPSSRFIKQSVGELRLRKRFGISVLAVNRGDEVFREDVRAVTLRAGDTLVLHSKWRDLMLAEEDRDIVVVTDIPKEEQRPGKIWQAVGFFVLAKCLALFTHLDLSVAMMTGAVGMLLTGVLNMDEAYKAINWKTIFVTACLIPLGWSMDSTGTASWIAQEVLAVLGHAPQWTLQLSIAVLTLLFSQVMSNVGATVMMVPIAISVAVTTGGNPSAYALIVAVSSSNTFLLSSGHPALMMVAGPGGYRAKDFLRAGIPLTVVMLIVTLVTINLMYR